The nucleotide window ATCGTCCGCTTCGAGCCCAACCGCAAAGGCACGCTACATCACCACCCCGAGGAGCAGTGGGGCTTCTGCATCCAGGGCTCGGCGACCCGTTTCCAGGGCGATCTGACCGTGCCAGTCGCCAAGGGCGATTTCTGGCGCACGCCGGGCAACGCGCCGCACACCATGGAATCGGGTCCCGAGGGTGTTACGGT belongs to Kiloniellales bacterium and includes:
- a CDS encoding cupin domain-containing protein, whose protein sequence is MRPENFFNLDDLEGGISRELAPGITTTVYSGDQAMISIVRFEPNRKGTLHHHPEEQWGFCIQGSATRFQGDLTVPVAKGDFWRTPGNAPHTMESGPEGVTVIDVFAPPRKAYEKAGSGFAAAED